A genomic segment from Lutibacter sp. A80 encodes:
- a CDS encoding sensor histidine kinase KdpD yields MKNPTKNSEAYITELEDKIIDLSLKLKKQTSLLETNNSKHNQLLNKLTHNLKNPIGNAFCFSEMMLEDLDVYTQEKLEKHLNIIKDTSKYAIDLLNNFSIFQGINNPDCVYSFKKTTYTDLVEETKDKISNNTQRNITILTEETAKNAFEITIDDEKIALALKQIIDNAVRFSNKESNVTIAITTTNTSIETVITDKGIGISEKNLDNVFKDFFTVDKYDLERKKCIGLGLPLAQKIIKKHNGTLSIKSILNEGTTVKLTLPKSV; encoded by the coding sequence TTGAAAAACCCCACTAAAAATTCTGAAGCATACATTACAGAACTTGAAGATAAAATTATTGACTTAAGTTTAAAGTTAAAAAAACAAACAAGTTTATTAGAAACAAACAACAGTAAGCATAACCAATTACTAAATAAACTAACACATAATTTAAAAAACCCAATTGGTAATGCGTTTTGTTTTTCGGAAATGATGCTAGAAGATTTAGATGTATATACTCAAGAAAAACTTGAAAAACATCTAAATATTATAAAAGACACATCCAAATATGCGATTGATTTATTAAATAATTTTTCAATTTTTCAAGGTATAAATAATCCCGACTGTGTATACAGTTTCAAAAAAACAACTTATACTGATTTGGTTGAAGAAACTAAAGATAAAATAAGTAACAATACACAAAGGAATATTACAATTTTAACTGAAGAAACCGCAAAAAATGCATTTGAAATAACAATAGATGATGAAAAAATTGCATTAGCTCTAAAACAAATAATAGATAATGCTGTGCGTTTTTCAAACAAAGAATCTAACGTTACTATTGCTATAACCACAACTAATACAAGTATTGAAACCGTAATAACCGATAAAGGTATTGGTATTTCTGAAAAAAATTTAGATAATGTTTTTAAAGATTTTTTTACAGTAGATAAATACGATTTAGAAAGAAAAAAATGTATAGGTCTAGGTCTTCCTCTAGCTCAAAAAATAATAAAAAAACACAACGGTACACTTTCAATAAAAAGTATTTTAAATGAAGGTACTACAGTAAAATTAACATTACCGAAAAGTGTTTAA
- the panB gene encoding 3-methyl-2-oxobutanoate hydroxymethyltransferase, giving the protein MSTAKKSYKKITTKSLTDMKKNGEKIAMLTAYDYTMAKIVDNAGIDIILVGDSASNVMAGHETTLPITLNQMIYHASSVVRATNRSLVVVDLPFGSYQGNSKSALDSAIRIMKESGGHSVKLEGGSEIAESISRILTAGIPVMGHLGLTPQSIYKFGTFTVRAKEEQEAAKLLEDAKLLEQLGCFALVLEKIPAALAEKVAKSISIPVIGIGAGNGVDGQVLVTHDMLGMTQEFHPRFLRRYLDLYDEMTGAFQSYISDVKSKDFPNDKEQY; this is encoded by the coding sequence ATGTCAACTGCAAAAAAAAGTTACAAAAAGATTACAACAAAATCATTAACTGATATGAAAAAAAATGGCGAGAAAATTGCCATGCTAACTGCTTACGATTATACTATGGCTAAAATTGTAGATAATGCAGGAATAGATATAATTTTAGTTGGTGATTCTGCTTCTAATGTAATGGCTGGTCATGAAACCACTTTGCCTATTACTTTAAATCAAATGATTTATCATGCTAGTTCTGTTGTTAGAGCAACTAACAGATCTCTTGTTGTTGTAGATTTACCTTTTGGTAGTTATCAAGGAAATTCTAAAAGTGCCTTAGATTCTGCCATAAGAATTATGAAAGAATCTGGAGGACATTCTGTTAAATTAGAAGGTGGTAGTGAAATTGCTGAATCTATTTCAAGAATTTTAACTGCAGGAATTCCTGTAATGGGACATCTTGGATTGACACCACAATCTATTTATAAGTTTGGAACTTTTACTGTTAGAGCAAAAGAAGAACAAGAAGCAGCTAAACTTTTAGAAGATGCTAAATTATTAGAACAATTAGGTTGTTTTGCATTGGTACTTGAAAAAATACCTGCAGCTTTAGCCGAAAAAGTAGCTAAAAGTATTTCTATTCCAGTAATTGGAATTGGAGCTGGAAATGGAGTTGATGGTCAAGTATTAGTTACTCATGATATGTTAGGAATGACCCAAGAATTTCATCCAAGATTTTTACGAAGATATTTAGATCTTTATGATGAAATGACTGGAGCTTTCCAAAGCTATATTTCAGATGTTAAAAGTAAAGACTTTCCAAACGATAAAGAACAGTATTAA
- a CDS encoding 2-hydroxyacid dehydrogenase, which produces MKILHLDTNHPLLITKLNDLGCQNVENYTASKTEIEAIISDYDGIVIRSRFKIDKTFIDAATNLKFIARVGAGLESIDVEYAHKKGIHLISAPEGNRNAVGEQALGMLLALFNNLKKADLEIRNGKWLREDNRGIELEGKTIGIIGYGNMGKAFAKKLKGFDVELICYDIKANVGDDNCTQVPLQELQAKADVLSLHTPFNKLSHKMVDLDFINAFKKPFYLINTARGSAVVTDDLVEALICKKVLGACLDVLEYEKLSFENLFENDNLPEAFNYLINANNVLLTPHIAGWTVESKIKLAQTIVDKIYETFIK; this is translated from the coding sequence ATGAAAATTCTTCATTTAGATACAAATCATCCATTATTGATTACTAAACTAAACGATTTAGGATGTCAAAATGTTGAAAATTATACTGCTTCTAAAACTGAGATAGAAGCAATAATTTCTGATTATGATGGTATTGTAATTAGAAGTAGATTTAAAATTGATAAAACTTTTATAGATGCTGCTACTAATTTAAAATTCATTGCTAGGGTAGGAGCAGGATTAGAAAGTATTGATGTTGAGTATGCTCATAAAAAGGGAATCCATTTAATTTCTGCACCTGAAGGTAACAGAAACGCTGTTGGAGAACAAGCGCTTGGTATGTTATTGGCTTTGTTTAATAATTTAAAAAAAGCCGATCTAGAAATAAGAAATGGAAAATGGTTACGAGAGGATAATAGAGGTATAGAATTAGAAGGTAAAACTATAGGTATTATTGGTTACGGTAATATGGGAAAAGCTTTTGCTAAAAAATTAAAAGGTTTTGATGTAGAGCTTATTTGTTATGATATTAAAGCTAATGTAGGAGATGATAATTGTACCCAAGTTCCGCTACAAGAGTTACAAGCAAAAGCGGACGTTTTAAGCTTACATACTCCATTTAACAAGCTATCGCATAAAATGGTAGATTTAGACTTTATAAATGCTTTTAAAAAGCCTTTTTACCTTATAAATACCGCTAGAGGTTCTGCTGTAGTAACAGATGATTTAGTAGAAGCATTAATTTGTAAAAAAGTTTTGGGTGCTTGTTTAGATGTACTAGAATACGAAAAATTATCTTTTGAAAATTTATTTGAAAATGATAACCTACCAGAAGCCTTTAATTATTTAATTAATGCTAATAATGTGTTATTAACACCGCATATTGCTGGTTGGACAGTTGAATCTAAAATTAAACTTGCACAAACCATAGTTGATAAGATTTACGAAACATTTATTAAATAA
- a CDS encoding BT1926 family outer membrane beta-barrel protein, producing the protein MKNKIILSILLATFTVVGMSAQDKDSHKKGDKQECKECKDAPRFAPKKGDFTAQMLFGQGNFANYSLYVPGSNASNPTSSSSNTVYSSQLYVKEVSANENSITNMTGAEFRYYVSDKIALKASGALILRDTPFQVNVPGVQDPTTGNWIIPNYGAVDATEETQAQFSIGAEFLLKTKNERLFPYVGVNLPFDYARGSVFTPASIDTNGNVSIPDTGSRHYEVVAYSAQAIAGVDYYVAKGLFIGFEIKPLSYTYATSVKSPAPELSNLEVENSTFSMFAQYNFKVGFKF; encoded by the coding sequence ATGAAAAACAAAATAATTTTAAGCATCTTACTGGCAACGTTTACCGTTGTAGGTATGAGTGCTCAAGATAAAGATTCACACAAAAAAGGGGATAAACAAGAGTGTAAAGAATGTAAAGACGCTCCAAGGTTTGCTCCAAAAAAAGGAGATTTTACAGCTCAAATGTTATTTGGACAAGGTAATTTTGCAAATTACAGTTTGTATGTGCCTGGGTCAAATGCTTCTAATCCAACCTCATCTAGTTCTAATACTGTTTATAGTAGCCAACTTTATGTTAAAGAGGTTAGCGCTAATGAAAACAGCATTACTAATATGACTGGTGCTGAATTTAGATATTATGTGAGTGATAAAATTGCATTAAAAGCGAGTGGTGCTCTTATTTTAAGAGATACACCTTTCCAAGTTAATGTACCTGGAGTACAAGATCCTACTACTGGTAATTGGATTATTCCAAATTATGGTGCTGTTGATGCAACTGAGGAAACTCAAGCGCAATTCTCTATTGGTGCTGAATTTTTATTAAAAACAAAAAATGAGAGATTATTTCCTTATGTTGGGGTAAACTTACCATTTGATTATGCAAGAGGGTCTGTGTTTACACCAGCTTCTATTGATACAAATGGAAATGTTTCTATTCCTGATACTGGGTCTCGTCATTACGAAGTTGTTGCATATAGTGCACAAGCTATTGCTGGTGTAGATTACTATGTAGCAAAAGGATTATTTATTGGTTTTGAAATAAAACCATTATCTTATACTTACGCTACTAGCGTTAAGTCTCCTGCTCCTGAACTAAGTAATTTAGAAGTAGAAAATAGTACATTTTCAATGTTTGCTCAATATAACTTTAAAGTTGGGTTCAAATTTTAA
- a CDS encoding single-stranded DNA-binding protein, whose protein sequence is MSTLRNKVQLIGNLGNNPEIISLDSGKKLAKFSLATNESFKNAQGEKVTETQWHNLVAWGKTAEIVEKYLEKGKEVAIEGKLTTRNYEDKEGTKKYITEVLVNELLMLGNKQ, encoded by the coding sequence ATGAGTACGTTAAGAAACAAAGTACAGTTAATTGGAAATTTAGGAAACAACCCAGAAATTATTTCATTAGACTCTGGTAAAAAATTAGCAAAGTTTTCTCTTGCTACCAACGAAAGCTTTAAAAATGCTCAGGGCGAAAAAGTTACAGAAACACAATGGCATAATTTAGTTGCTTGGGGAAAAACAGCCGAAATTGTAGAAAAATATTTAGAAAAAGGAAAAGAAGTTGCCATTGAAGGTAAACTAACCACACGAAACTACGAGGACAAAGAAGGTACTAAAAAATATATAACAGAAGTGCTTGTTAATGAACTTTTAATGTTAGGAAATAAACAGTAG
- a CDS encoding DUF4837 family protein — MKKISLVLVITALFISCGSGESKKTLKEANGRINHLLVVMKNSEWQGQLGDELRKIIAEPVLGLPQPESQFEVTQVPPDSFSSMFRATRNVLNVGIGEETSFSVSSNVYAAPQQIITIIGENKEALIAEIQKNSEKIVKIYKDADIISVQKNILKNFWDPTQIETFTKQGFSLKIPKKYRKVEDNGEFVWYRYHLNGDNSMELMAYTVPITSKDDENGNNIVAIRNAFGKKNIPGQIDDSYMMTEEAYSPHIFEVEVDGKKAFETRGKWEVKNVYMAGPFLSYTVVDKPNNRLVVVEGLTFAPSINKRDYMFELEGILKTLKIN, encoded by the coding sequence ATGAAAAAAATTAGCTTAGTACTTGTAATTACTGCTTTATTTATTTCTTGTGGATCAGGTGAATCCAAAAAAACATTAAAAGAAGCAAATGGAAGAATTAATCACTTATTAGTAGTTATGAAAAATAGCGAATGGCAAGGTCAATTAGGTGACGAACTTCGTAAAATTATTGCAGAACCTGTATTGGGTTTACCACAACCAGAATCTCAATTTGAGGTAACACAAGTACCACCAGACAGTTTTTCTAGTATGTTTAGAGCCACCAGAAATGTATTAAATGTTGGTATTGGAGAAGAAACTTCTTTTTCTGTAAGTTCAAATGTATATGCAGCTCCTCAACAAATAATTACTATTATTGGAGAAAATAAAGAAGCTTTAATTGCTGAAATTCAAAAAAATAGTGAAAAAATTGTCAAGATTTATAAAGATGCTGATATAATTTCTGTTCAAAAAAATATTTTAAAAAACTTTTGGGATCCAACTCAAATTGAAACATTTACAAAACAAGGATTTTCTCTTAAAATTCCAAAAAAATACAGAAAAGTTGAAGACAACGGAGAATTTGTATGGTACCGCTATCATTTAAACGGAGATAATAGTATGGAATTAATGGCTTACACGGTTCCTATTACTTCTAAAGATGATGAAAATGGTAACAATATTGTAGCAATACGCAATGCCTTTGGAAAAAAGAACATTCCTGGTCAAATTGATGATTCGTATATGATGACTGAAGAAGCCTACTCTCCTCATATATTTGAAGTAGAAGTAGATGGAAAAAAAGCTTTTGAAACTCGTGGAAAATGGGAAGTTAAAAATGTATATATGGCAGGTCCGTTTTTAAGCTATACCGTTGTAGATAAACCAAATAACAGATTGGTTGTTGTTGAAGGTTTAACATTTGCCCCTTCTATTAACAAACGCGATTATATGTTTGAATTAGAAGGTATTTTAAAAACTTTAAAAATAAATTAA
- a CDS encoding lytic transglycosylase domain-containing protein, protein MKQLLNIALLLYFSVGFSQIKSDTIKLEPDTIKLQSFEDSKVLFSNGDTLLLKNTDTLGFKEHVEATLIDSLWLHELIKSPLYDTIQYVLKDDEILITELEELPTELLKERLALLDSKTPFHIEYNPELEQIIKTYLKRRKSSFSTLMERARFYFPLFEEQLDNYDIPLEMKYLAIVESALRPRARSRVGATGLWQFMYQTGKQFNLNVSSYVDERSDPYKATEAACKFLASLYKIFGDWDLALAAYNSGPGNVSKAIRRSGGNTNYWNIRHNLPRETANYVPAFYATLYIFEYANEHNIKAKESTLAYFETDTVQIKRQLTFEQLYETINVDIEVLQFLNPQYKLDIIPYVKDRNYTLTLPVKDIGKFLSNEKEIYAFADVEDAKREKPLPQYVEENSRTTYRVKSGDYLGKISEKFGVSVSNIKRWNNMRSTRLKIGQRLTIYPKRVNTVTNSKPQKTTKKPLPIGPHEIYTVQSGDSLWLIAQKYSNVSVQNIKDWNNIWSVKSLKPGTKLKIFKI, encoded by the coding sequence ATGAAGCAGCTATTAAATATTGCATTACTACTTTATTTTAGTGTCGGATTTTCTCAAATAAAATCCGACACAATAAAGTTAGAACCAGATACTATAAAGCTTCAATCTTTTGAAGATTCTAAAGTATTATTTTCTAATGGAGACACATTATTGTTAAAAAATACAGACACTTTAGGGTTTAAAGAACACGTAGAAGCTACATTAATAGATAGTTTATGGTTACACGAATTAATAAAATCTCCTTTGTATGATACCATACAGTATGTGTTAAAAGATGATGAAATTTTAATAACTGAATTAGAAGAATTACCTACCGAATTACTAAAAGAAAGATTAGCTTTATTAGATAGTAAAACACCTTTTCATATAGAATACAATCCAGAATTAGAACAAATAATTAAAACTTATTTAAAAAGAAGAAAATCATCTTTTTCTACTTTAATGGAGCGTGCACGTTTCTATTTCCCTTTGTTTGAAGAGCAACTAGATAATTACGATATTCCTTTAGAAATGAAATATTTAGCAATTGTAGAATCTGCTTTAAGACCAAGAGCACGTTCTAGAGTTGGGGCAACTGGTTTATGGCAATTTATGTACCAAACCGGAAAACAATTTAATTTAAATGTAAGCTCTTATGTAGATGAACGCTCAGACCCTTATAAAGCAACAGAAGCTGCTTGTAAATTTTTAGCCAGTTTATATAAAATTTTTGGCGATTGGGATTTAGCTTTAGCCGCCTACAATTCGGGTCCTGGAAATGTTAGCAAAGCAATTAGACGTTCTGGAGGAAATACTAATTATTGGAATATTAGACATAATTTACCACGTGAAACGGCTAATTACGTACCTGCTTTTTATGCTACTTTGTATATTTTCGAATATGCTAACGAACACAATATAAAAGCTAAAGAAAGTACACTTGCATATTTTGAAACCGATACTGTTCAAATAAAAAGACAATTAACTTTTGAACAACTTTACGAAACTATAAATGTTGATATTGAAGTGCTTCAATTTTTAAACCCACAATATAAGCTAGACATTATTCCTTATGTAAAAGACAGAAATTACACACTTACATTGCCCGTAAAAGACATCGGTAAATTTTTAAGTAACGAAAAAGAAATCTATGCTTTTGCCGATGTTGAAGATGCCAAACGAGAAAAACCATTACCACAATATGTAGAAGAAAATTCAAGAACTACTTATAGAGTTAAAAGTGGTGATTATTTAGGCAAAATTTCAGAAAAATTTGGTGTTTCTGTAAGCAATATTAAACGATGGAATAATATGCGTTCAACACGTTTAAAAATTGGACAACGCTTAACAATTTATCCTAAAAGAGTAAATACTGTTACAAATTCTAAACCCCAAAAAACAACTAAAAAACCATTACCAATAGGGCCGCATGAAATTTACACCGTACAATCCGGAGATTCGTTATGGTTAATAGCTCAAAAATATTCGAATGTTTCTGTTCAAAATATTAAAGATTGGAACAATATTTGGAGTGTAAAAAGTTTGAAGCCAGGAACCAAATTAAAAATTTTTAAAATTTGA
- a CDS encoding OmpA family protein — translation MLKKVAILLVITFTLNGCVSKKVYQELETKFNKLRTSNSELIKEKDALLTAKQGLEAELATLKDEYETLKNEKKSLDNEYASLQNKYKNLDESYAALATQSSQKLAEQSKTNQDLLVQLEEKERKLFLESERLENLQKELDKRSQEIDELQALIDAKEAQMQQLKNAISSALHNFEGNGLTVVHKNGKIYVSMENKLLFSSGSWAVGTEGKNAVEQLASVLSQNPDINVLIEGHTDNVPYKGTTLIDNWDLSVKRATAIVRILKNKGVDPTQITAAGRSEFVPISDNTTAEGKAKNRRIEIILAPNLDEISKLLKE, via the coding sequence ATGTTAAAAAAAGTAGCAATTTTATTGGTTATAACATTCACATTAAATGGATGTGTTTCAAAAAAAGTATATCAAGAATTAGAAACAAAATTTAATAAATTAAGAACTTCTAATTCAGAATTAATTAAAGAAAAAGATGCTTTATTAACTGCTAAACAAGGTTTGGAAGCAGAATTAGCAACACTTAAAGATGAATATGAAACATTAAAAAATGAAAAAAAATCATTGGATAATGAATACGCTTCACTTCAAAATAAATATAAAAATTTAGACGAATCGTATGCTGCATTAGCAACTCAAAGTTCACAAAAACTAGCAGAACAATCTAAAACAAATCAAGATTTATTAGTGCAATTAGAAGAAAAAGAACGCAAATTATTTTTAGAAAGTGAACGCTTAGAAAACTTGCAAAAAGAGTTAGACAAACGCTCTCAAGAAATTGATGAATTGCAAGCTTTAATAGATGCTAAAGAAGCTCAAATGCAACAATTAAAAAATGCAATTTCAAGTGCATTACACAATTTTGAAGGAAATGGTTTAACGGTGGTTCATAAAAACGGAAAAATCTACGTTTCTATGGAAAATAAATTATTATTTAGCTCTGGAAGTTGGGCTGTTGGTACAGAAGGTAAAAATGCCGTAGAACAGTTGGCAAGTGTTTTATCTCAAAATCCAGATATAAATGTGCTTATTGAAGGACATACAGATAACGTACCTTACAAAGGCACAACTCTAATAGACAATTGGGATTTATCTGTAAAGAGAGCAACTGCAATTGTTAGAATATTAAAAAACAAAGGCGTAGATCCAACACAAATTACAGCTGCAGGTAGAAGCGAATTTGTACCAATTAGCGATAATACTACTGCTGAAGGAAAAGCTAAAAACCGAAGAATTGAAATTATTTTAGCTCCTAATTTAGATGAAATCTCTAAACTATTAAAGGAATAA
- a CDS encoding exodeoxyribonuclease III, whose protein sequence is MKIISYNVNGIRAALKKGLIEWLEAANPDVLCIQETKAHKEQLDLELFEKAGYPYHYWFSAEKKGYSSVAILSKHKPNHVEYGTGIESMDVEGRNLRIDFDDFSVMSLYLPSGTNDARLDFKLNYMAEFQEYVNNLKKEIPNLIICGDYNICHEEIDIHNPKMKGVSGFLPVEREWIGNFIDSGFIDSFRYLNKEPNHYSWWSYRANARNNNKGWRIDYHMVSAPLKDRIKRSYILPEAKHSDHCPIVVEIES, encoded by the coding sequence ATGAAAATAATATCATATAACGTAAATGGCATTAGAGCTGCCTTAAAAAAAGGACTTATTGAATGGTTAGAAGCTGCAAATCCAGATGTGCTTTGTATTCAAGAAACTAAAGCACATAAAGAACAATTAGATTTAGAATTGTTTGAAAAAGCAGGTTATCCCTATCATTATTGGTTTTCAGCAGAAAAAAAAGGATATAGTAGTGTTGCAATTTTATCGAAACATAAACCAAACCATGTAGAATATGGAACAGGTATTGAATCTATGGATGTAGAAGGTAGAAATTTACGCATAGATTTTGATGATTTTTCTGTAATGAGTTTATACTTACCTTCTGGAACTAATGATGCTCGTTTAGACTTTAAATTAAATTACATGGCCGAATTTCAAGAATATGTAAATAACCTAAAAAAAGAAATTCCAAACTTAATTATTTGTGGAGATTATAATATTTGTCACGAAGAAATTGACATTCACAATCCAAAAATGAAAGGTGTTTCAGGGTTTTTACCTGTTGAACGTGAATGGATAGGTAATTTTATTGATAGTGGATTTATAGATTCTTTCCGTTATTTAAACAAAGAACCGAATCATTATTCGTGGTGGAGTTACAGAGCAAACGCCAGAAATAACAATAAGGGTTGGCGTATAGATTATCATATGGTAAGCGCTCCTTTAAAAGACCGTATTAAAAGGTCATACATTTTACCTGAAGCAAAACATTCAGATCATTGCCCAATTGTAGTAGAAATAGAATCATAA
- a CDS encoding AMP-binding protein encodes MNKTAWKPSKDIIESSNIYKMMLHYGFDNYQDFWKWSVTNKAAFWEATVENLKIKLAQNYTAILDVSKGVENAAWLKDATLNIVDSCFQNEDNATVLIFQKEGEKAQKVSQKALLNLVNQIANGLLDLGLKTGDKIAINMPMTLEAVAIYLAGIKAGMPIVTIADSFTPNEIAVRLKITSPKVIFTQDILKKGEKEIQLYQKVVEANAPKTVVVPTLKNDVSLRKNDVFWSAFLSSKTTFKTVIQKPEDIITILFSSGTTGAPKAIPWTHTTPIKCASDAFYHQNIHKNDVVCWPTNLGWMMGPWLVFASLINKATIALYYGTPTDANFGEFVQNANVTMLGVIPSFVKYWKSSKCMEQFNWNKIQCFSSTGEISNPIEMTYLMQLANNKPVIEYCGGTEIGGGYVTSTVIQPNIASTFSSQALGGEFILLNTDNNKAKKGELFLIPPIMGLSTTLLNSNHYNVYYKNTPKYNGKLLRRHGDQLEQLENGYYKMLGRVDDAMNLGGIKVSSVQIEAVVNKLDFIKESAAIAVAPKNGGLSKLVVYYVESSSKINTNERFQLAKNCIKKQLNPLFKLTDLVKITILPRTASNKIMRRKLRELYLKK; translated from the coding sequence ATGAACAAAACCGCTTGGAAACCTTCAAAAGACATAATTGAAAGTAGCAACATTTATAAGATGATGCTACATTATGGTTTTGATAATTACCAAGATTTTTGGAAGTGGTCTGTAACAAATAAAGCAGCTTTTTGGGAAGCAACAGTAGAAAATTTAAAAATTAAATTAGCGCAAAATTATACTGCAATTTTAGATGTTTCTAAAGGTGTAGAAAATGCAGCTTGGTTAAAAGATGCTACGCTCAATATTGTTGATTCATGTTTTCAGAACGAGGATAATGCCACAGTATTAATTTTTCAAAAAGAAGGTGAAAAAGCACAAAAAGTTTCACAAAAAGCACTCTTAAATTTAGTAAACCAAATAGCTAACGGATTGTTAGATTTAGGTTTAAAAACAGGCGATAAAATTGCTATTAATATGCCAATGACCTTAGAGGCTGTTGCCATTTATTTAGCAGGTATTAAGGCTGGAATGCCAATAGTTACTATTGCAGATAGCTTTACACCTAATGAAATTGCAGTTCGCTTAAAAATAACTTCGCCTAAAGTAATTTTTACACAAGACATCTTAAAAAAAGGTGAAAAAGAAATACAACTTTATCAAAAAGTAGTAGAAGCAAATGCTCCAAAAACAGTTGTTGTACCAACATTAAAAAACGATGTTTCTTTAAGAAAAAATGATGTTTTTTGGAGTGCTTTTTTAAGTTCAAAAACAACATTTAAAACTGTAATTCAAAAACCTGAAGATATTATTACAATTCTATTTTCATCTGGAACTACAGGAGCTCCAAAAGCAATTCCGTGGACACACACAACGCCTATAAAATGTGCTAGTGATGCATTTTACCATCAAAATATTCATAAAAATGATGTGGTATGTTGGCCAACAAATTTAGGTTGGATGATGGGACCTTGGCTCGTTTTTGCTTCATTAATAAATAAAGCTACAATAGCATTGTATTATGGAACACCAACCGATGCTAATTTTGGTGAATTTGTGCAAAATGCAAATGTTACCATGTTAGGTGTAATTCCAAGTTTTGTAAAATATTGGAAAAGTTCTAAGTGTATGGAACAATTTAATTGGAATAAAATACAATGTTTTAGCTCAACTGGCGAAATATCTAATCCAATTGAAATGACATACCTAATGCAATTAGCAAATAATAAACCTGTTATAGAGTATTGCGGAGGTACAGAAATTGGAGGTGGTTATGTAACAAGTACAGTAATTCAACCAAATATTGCAAGTACATTTTCTAGCCAGGCATTAGGTGGCGAGTTTATTTTATTAAATACCGACAATAACAAAGCTAAAAAAGGAGAATTATTTCTAATTCCTCCAATAATGGGGCTATCAACTACGTTACTTAATAGTAATCATTATAACGTGTATTATAAAAATACACCAAAATATAACGGTAAATTGTTACGTAGGCATGGCGATCAATTAGAACAATTAGAAAACGGTTATTATAAAATGCTTGGAAGAGTAGATGATGCAATGAATTTAGGAGGAATAAAAGTAAGTTCTGTTCAAATTGAAGCCGTAGTAAATAAATTAGATTTTATAAAAGAATCTGCTGCAATTGCAGTAGCTCCAAAAAATGGCGGTTTAAGTAAATTAGTTGTTTATTATGTTGAAAGTTCTTCGAAAATTAATACTAATGAGCGTTTTCAACTAGCTAAAAATTGTATTAAAAAACAATTAAATCCATTATTTAAATTAACAGATTTAGTAAAAATTACTATATTACCTAGAACGGCATCAAATAAAATAATGCGGAGAAAATTAAGAGAACTATATTTAAAAAAATAA